One window of Streptomyces sp. SUK 48 genomic DNA carries:
- a CDS encoding NAD(P)/FAD-dependent oxidoreductase, whose product MAEHEHVRVAVIGSGFGGLGAAVRLRREGITDFVVLERAEDVGGTWRDNSYPGCACDVPSHLYSFSFAPNPEWPRTFSGQQHIRAYLEHVTDVFGLRPQIRFGAEVKLLSWDRENLRWHIETSRGALTADVVVSATGPLSDPKVPDIPGLDSFPGKVFHSARWDHDYDLRGKRVAMVGTGASAIQIVPAIQPQVGRLTLFQRTPPWVMPRVDRAISPAERWLHRALPLTTQLRRGLLWGIRELQVQAFTKRPDELGLVEQLAKRNIARAVKDPALRARLTPDYRIGCKRILLSNTYYPALARPNVDVVASGLSEVRGSTLVAADGTETEADAIVFGTGFHVTDMPIAERVVGAEGVTLAESWKGGMQALRGATAAGFPNFMTVIGPNTGLGNSSMILMIESQLNYMADYLRQLGVLGGRTALDARPGAVAAWNHKVQERMRRTVWNTGGCTSWYLDASGRNTTVWPGTTTEFRRATRQVDLGEYEVIRAAGTRETPEGAKAPGDAKAPEGAKNAKSRENAQASEASPADEVAA is encoded by the coding sequence ATGGCCGAGCACGAGCATGTGAGGGTGGCGGTGATCGGGTCCGGCTTCGGCGGGCTGGGCGCCGCCGTGCGGCTGCGCCGCGAGGGGATCACCGATTTCGTCGTACTGGAACGGGCCGAGGACGTCGGCGGCACCTGGCGGGACAACAGCTACCCCGGGTGCGCCTGCGACGTGCCCTCCCACCTGTACTCCTTCTCCTTCGCGCCCAACCCCGAGTGGCCGCGCACCTTCTCCGGGCAGCAACACATCCGCGCCTATCTGGAGCACGTCACCGATGTCTTCGGACTGCGCCCGCAGATCCGCTTCGGCGCCGAGGTCAAGCTGCTCAGCTGGGACCGGGAGAACCTGCGCTGGCACATCGAGACCTCGCGCGGCGCGCTGACCGCCGACGTCGTCGTCTCCGCCACCGGACCGCTGTCCGACCCGAAGGTGCCCGACATCCCGGGCCTGGACTCCTTCCCCGGCAAGGTGTTCCACTCCGCCCGCTGGGACCACGACTACGACCTGCGCGGCAAGCGCGTGGCCATGGTCGGCACCGGCGCCTCCGCCATCCAGATCGTGCCCGCCATCCAGCCGCAGGTCGGCCGGCTCACCCTCTTCCAGCGCACCCCGCCCTGGGTGATGCCCCGGGTGGACCGCGCGATCAGCCCCGCCGAGCGCTGGCTGCACCGCGCCCTGCCGCTGACCACCCAGCTGCGCCGCGGCCTGCTGTGGGGCATCCGGGAGCTCCAGGTGCAGGCGTTCACCAAGCGCCCCGACGAACTCGGCCTGGTCGAGCAGCTCGCCAAGCGCAACATCGCCCGCGCGGTCAAGGACCCGGCCCTGCGCGCCCGGCTCACCCCCGACTACCGCATCGGCTGCAAGCGGATCCTGCTCTCCAACACCTACTACCCGGCGCTGGCCCGGCCCAATGTGGACGTCGTCGCCAGCGGGCTCAGCGAGGTGCGGGGCTCGACCCTGGTCGCCGCCGACGGCACCGAGACCGAGGCCGACGCGATCGTCTTCGGCACGGGCTTCCACGTCACGGACATGCCGATCGCCGAGCGGGTGGTCGGCGCGGAGGGCGTCACGCTCGCCGAGTCGTGGAAGGGCGGCATGCAGGCGCTGCGCGGCGCCACCGCCGCCGGGTTCCCGAACTTCATGACGGTCATCGGGCCCAACACCGGTCTCGGCAACTCCTCGATGATCCTCATGATCGAGTCCCAGCTGAACTACATGGCCGACTATCTGCGCCAGCTCGGCGTCCTCGGCGGCCGTACCGCCCTCGACGCCCGGCCCGGCGCCGTCGCGGCCTGGAACCACAAGGTCCAGGAGCGGATGCGGCGGACCGTGTGGAACACCGGCGGCTGCACGAGCTGGTACCTCGACGCCAGTGGCCGCAACACCACCGTGTGGCCCGGTACGACGACCGAGTTCCGGCGCGCGACCCGGCAGGTGGACCTCGGGGAGTACGAGGTGATCCGGGCCGCCGGGACGCGGGAGACACCCGAGGGCGCGAAGGCCCCCGGGGACGCGAAGGCTCCCGAGGGCGCGAAGAACGCCAAGTCCCGCGAGAACGCGC